In a genomic window of Scyliorhinus torazame isolate Kashiwa2021f chromosome 5, sScyTor2.1, whole genome shotgun sequence:
- the LOC140422143 gene encoding uncharacterized protein, whose product MEKPWKCGDCGKGFRAPSKLEVHRRIHTGERPFTCSMCRKGFAELSTLRNHQRVHTGERPFTCCQCEKGFTWLSNLRTHQQIHTGERPFTCSQCAKGFTQLSTLQTHQRVHTGERPFICSQCEKGFTQLSTLQTHQRVHTGEKPFTCSQCGKGFTQSSNLQTHQRVHTGERPFTCSQCGKGFTQTSVLRIHQRIHTGERPFTCSQCEKGFITSSKLRIHQRVHTGEKPFTCS is encoded by the coding sequence atggagaaaccgtggaaatgtggggactgtgggaagggattcagggccccatcaaagctggaagttcatcggcgcattcacactggggagaggccgttcacctgctctatgtgtaggaagggattcgctgagttatccaccctgcggaatcaccagcgagttcacactggggagaggccgttcacctgctgtcagtgtgagaagggattcacttggttatccaacctacggacacaccagcaaattcacactggggagaggccgttcacctgctctcagtgtgcgaagggcttcactcagttatccaccctgcagacacaccagcgagttcacactggggagaggccattcatctgctctcagtgtgagaagggcttcactcagttatccaccctgcagacacaccagcgagttcacactggggagaagccgttcacctgctctcagtgtgggaagggattcactcaatcatccaatctgcagacacaccagcgagttcacactggggagaggccgttcacttgctctcagtgtgggaagggattcactcaaacatccgtcctgcggatacatcagcgaattcacactggggagaggccgttcacctgctctcagtgtgagaagggattcattacttcatcgaaactgcggatacatcagcgagttcacactggggagaagccgttcacctgctcttag